The following coding sequences lie in one Armatimonadota bacterium genomic window:
- a CDS encoding MFS transporter produces the protein MSRRGTLLFSVDPLQQPDFNEKPKLFPLVLTVFLDLLGFAMFIPDLQLRGQLLATQFLHMDNKALQVGLLIGLGQSVYSIAQLLTGTWLGRLSDTNGRRIVLLISSALSVFAYILYANAHSIFLLYLSRALSGVAAANLGVAFAYVADVSKPEERSAKMGMLGAAFGAGFVIGPALGAGLLAMNHDSPALLGYFAAALSFVNFILIYRLVKESNFDRLDSHRGSLIGNISHAASVKGLGIVMLMFFMMNLAFTNLETTFFRLLEAKNWIFQIPSDHVKTVGAIILTVVGITGVFTQGGLVRVIVPKLGELKTVRFFYSMFIPVFLCIPYFQFYWPGIIGVIMLGVTNGLSGPSMNALVSQRAPREMQGSIMGLTQSLGSLARVIGPVFANFLFQMRPSYPYLYGAGLACIPAILSWAILKPVPQDKDEVAFANVH, from the coding sequence ATGAGTCGCAGAGGTACCCTCTTATTTTCCGTGGATCCTCTTCAGCAGCCTGATTTTAACGAAAAACCGAAGCTATTTCCTTTGGTTCTGACAGTTTTTCTCGATTTGTTAGGGTTTGCGATGTTCATCCCCGACCTTCAGCTCCGAGGCCAACTGCTCGCCACACAGTTCCTCCACATGGACAATAAGGCTCTCCAAGTGGGCCTTTTGATCGGGCTGGGTCAGTCGGTCTACTCGATCGCTCAACTCCTCACTGGAACCTGGCTGGGGCGGCTGAGCGATACCAATGGTCGAAGAATAGTCCTCCTGATCAGCAGTGCGCTCTCGGTGTTCGCCTACATTCTCTATGCGAACGCCCACAGCATTTTCCTGCTCTATCTTTCGCGGGCCCTCTCAGGTGTAGCCGCCGCCAACCTCGGCGTCGCGTTCGCCTACGTGGCCGATGTCAGCAAACCAGAAGAGCGATCCGCCAAGATGGGCATGCTCGGTGCCGCCTTCGGTGCCGGATTCGTGATCGGCCCTGCTCTCGGTGCTGGGCTACTCGCAATGAATCACGACAGCCCGGCCCTCCTCGGTTACTTCGCCGCCGCCCTGTCCTTCGTCAACTTCATCCTCATCTACCGCTTGGTGAAGGAGTCCAACTTCGACCGACTTGATTCGCATCGCGGCTCGCTCATCGGAAATATCTCGCATGCAGCCAGCGTCAAGGGCCTCGGCATCGTCATGCTGATGTTCTTTATGATGAATCTCGCCTTCACCAACTTGGAAACGACATTCTTCCGCCTCCTCGAGGCCAAGAACTGGATATTCCAGATCCCATCGGATCATGTAAAAACCGTTGGCGCAATCATCCTGACCGTCGTGGGTATCACCGGCGTTTTCACGCAAGGCGGACTCGTGCGCGTGATCGTGCCCAAGTTGGGTGAACTCAAGACGGTGAGATTCTTTTACAGCATGTTCATTCCCGTGTTCCTTTGCATCCCGTACTTCCAGTTCTATTGGCCGGGAATCATCGGAGTGATCATGTTAGGAGTCACGAACGGTCTCAGTGGGCCAAGTATGAATGCCCTTGTCTCCCAGCGTGCCCCTCGCGAAATGCAGGGAAGCATCATGGGCCTCACGCAGTCGCTGGGCTCTCTTGCCCGAGTCATCGGACCCGTATTCGCAAACTTTCTGTTCCAGATGCGCCCGTCATACCCATATCTATATGGTGCGGGCCTCGCCTGCATACCCGCTATCCTTTCTTGGGCTATCCTTAAACCTGTGCCCCAGGACAAGGACGAAGTCGCCTTCGCCAACGTCCACTAG
- a CDS encoding PEP-CTERM sorting domain-containing protein — MNLGKLTRGAAVVVFASSAIFANAQTTSMWWNKSGDSATLMPPTVDVVAGSTVTLSVYLSTSGFTGNLSAVSVFLGYDTTNSMTDTAVPDGSGITIAHGGTNASPTGLPLAWSSSFSGGVVLNKLGGGFDASSASRPFGLWTSNVTFGDFGFTDTSATRMFDVTLTVDGSLADGSLRPITIYALPSMPGAWDSEVFDSNSVSAAPQAYTANLHVVNPVPEPASLAVLGLGAVALIRRRKK, encoded by the coding sequence ATGAATTTGGGCAAACTTACGCGCGGTGCGGCAGTCGTCGTATTCGCCTCCAGTGCGATCTTCGCTAACGCTCAGACGACAAGCATGTGGTGGAATAAGTCGGGTGACTCCGCGACCCTCATGCCGCCGACCGTCGACGTCGTCGCCGGTTCGACCGTCACTTTGAGCGTTTATCTCTCGACGTCTGGCTTCACGGGCAACCTGTCGGCTGTCTCCGTTTTCCTTGGCTACGATACAACCAACTCGATGACGGATACCGCAGTGCCGGATGGCAGCGGCATCACTATCGCCCATGGCGGAACCAACGCTTCTCCGACCGGACTCCCGCTCGCATGGTCGTCGTCGTTCAGTGGTGGCGTGGTCCTCAACAAGCTTGGTGGCGGTTTCGACGCTTCTTCCGCGAGCCGACCGTTTGGCTTGTGGACCTCCAACGTGACCTTCGGCGACTTCGGCTTCACCGATACCTCGGCGACCCGAATGTTCGATGTCACGCTGACGGTTGACGGATCGCTGGCCGATGGTTCGCTGCGACCGATCACCATCTACGCTCTGCCTTCGATGCCGGGCGCATGGGATTCGGAAGTCTTCGATTCCAACTCGGTGAGCGCTGCTCCGCAGGCCTACACTGCAAATCTGCATGTGGTCAACCCCGTTCCGGAACCTGCCTCGCTGGCTGTTCTCGGCCTTGGCGCCGTCGCTCTTATCCGACGCCGCAAGAAGTAA